One window from the genome of [Mycobacterium] stephanolepidis encodes:
- a CDS encoding site-specific integrase has translation MWRAKLRVRDASGKRRQIMRVSPPRTDSRGRPVPDRDGARARDAVLGAASDLSVSVLDAELSTETTIRALYYDHYRPYLVDQGRAPATLDRYDFEAKGFDSAFGHRRLMEAPTPVMEKFLTTVAETRGAGAAKSSRTVLSGMYNYAIRMSNGAIMVNPLREVKLARRKGGKRGGARQLNVDEVRDILIAIRTSDLQCPRILAKAEREKGIESYTPPTVAEFCADADIVDWIVMLIATSHRRSQSLATTWPELDLKAGVMRPTRKLIRVKGRGLVLVPIEDDTKGSDNEIALPQFAIDALKIRKRRLAERRLVDPRPAPTGCEDLVFPSENWTPRDPNNVAAQWRRVRSALGLPVSITAHSFRKAVATILDDAGLSARIAADVLGHADPSMTQRFYMARGRAHSEAATALHQAIAGEP, from the coding sequence GTGTGGCGGGCCAAGTTGCGCGTCCGCGACGCCAGCGGTAAGCGCCGACAGATCATGCGCGTGAGTCCACCGCGCACCGACTCTCGCGGGCGCCCTGTGCCAGACAGAGATGGCGCGCGGGCGCGTGACGCCGTGCTGGGCGCCGCCTCCGATCTGTCGGTGTCGGTGCTCGATGCGGAGCTGTCGACAGAGACGACTATTCGTGCCCTGTACTACGACCACTATCGGCCATACCTCGTAGACCAGGGGCGGGCGCCCGCGACACTTGACCGATATGACTTTGAGGCCAAGGGATTTGACTCGGCATTCGGCCACAGGCGCCTGATGGAGGCGCCAACCCCTGTCATGGAGAAGTTCCTGACAACGGTCGCTGAGACACGTGGCGCTGGGGCGGCGAAGTCGTCGCGGACAGTGCTATCGGGGATGTACAACTATGCGATCCGCATGAGCAATGGCGCCATTATGGTCAACCCGCTGCGCGAGGTGAAGCTAGCGCGACGCAAGGGCGGCAAGCGAGGCGGCGCGCGCCAGCTCAACGTCGATGAGGTGCGAGACATCCTCATCGCGATACGAACCTCGGACCTGCAGTGCCCCCGGATTCTGGCCAAGGCTGAACGCGAGAAAGGTATCGAAAGTTACACGCCGCCAACGGTTGCCGAGTTTTGCGCGGACGCTGACATTGTCGACTGGATTGTGATGCTGATTGCCACCAGTCACCGACGTAGTCAATCGCTCGCAACAACCTGGCCCGAGCTGGATCTGAAAGCCGGTGTCATGCGCCCCACCCGGAAGCTGATCCGCGTCAAGGGGCGAGGGTTGGTGCTGGTGCCCATTGAGGACGACACCAAGGGGTCCGACAATGAGATCGCCCTCCCACAGTTCGCTATTGATGCCCTCAAGATTCGGAAACGGCGCCTTGCCGAGCGCCGACTAGTTGACCCGCGTCCCGCCCCGACCGGCTGCGAAGACCTGGTGTTCCCCTCGGAGAACTGGACGCCTCGCGACCCGAACAATGTGGCGGCCCAGTGGCGCCGGGTGCGGTCGGCGCTGGGACTGCCAGTCAGCATCACGGCTCACAGTTTCCGCAAGGCCGTAGCCACCATTCTCGATGACGCCGGGCTGTCTGCACGCATTGCTGCCGATGTACTGGGGCATGCCGATCCGTCCATGACTCAGCGCTTCTATATGGCGCGCGGACGGGCGCACAGCGAAGCTGCGACGGCGCTACACCAGGCCATCGCGGGTGAGCCGTAG
- a CDS encoding N-acetylmuramoyl-L-alanine amidase-like domain-containing protein, with product MTPTMRRVSERRGYRLFALLALICALCASPVAAADTVQISPANERRLQELLAERNRIEVENPAQLSAAVSALFLHVPYGADTLIGSASIPEQLVVELTRVDCFTYADYVEALKRSGDRADFIAQLTQIRYRGGEISFTQRRHFFTDWAADAPANATDVTTSLGVPAEQVAKTLNVKDSGGNYLPGLPTRPRTVAYIPSARVSDVVIANLHDGDYLGAYATAGGLDVTHVGIFLRTPNGPVMRNASSLRANNQVVDTPLGEYLGTVPGIVVLRPTR from the coding sequence ATGACCCCGACAATGCGACGAGTTTCAGAACGACGTGGTTACCGATTGTTCGCGTTGCTCGCACTGATCTGTGCGTTGTGCGCCTCGCCCGTGGCTGCGGCCGACACTGTGCAGATCAGCCCGGCGAATGAACGTCGGCTCCAAGAGCTACTGGCCGAGCGAAACCGTATCGAGGTCGAGAATCCAGCGCAGCTGAGTGCCGCGGTTTCGGCGCTCTTTCTGCACGTGCCCTACGGTGCTGACACCTTGATCGGATCCGCCTCGATCCCCGAGCAGTTGGTCGTTGAACTCACGCGTGTGGACTGCTTCACGTACGCCGACTATGTCGAGGCGTTGAAGCGGTCGGGTGATCGTGCCGACTTCATCGCCCAGCTGACACAGATCCGGTACCGCGGGGGTGAAATCAGCTTCACGCAACGCCGCCACTTCTTCACCGATTGGGCCGCAGATGCCCCAGCCAATGCCACCGATGTGACGACCAGCCTGGGGGTACCCGCGGAACAGGTCGCCAAGACGCTGAATGTGAAGGATTCTGGAGGAAATTACCTGCCCGGGCTGCCGACGCGGCCCCGCACGGTTGCCTACATACCGAGTGCCCGCGTGTCCGATGTGGTCATCGCGAATCTTCACGACGGTGACTATCTCGGCGCCTATGCGACGGCCGGGGGGCTCGACGTCACCCACGTAGGAATTTTCCTGCGCACGCCGAACGGGCCGGTAATGCGCAACGCCTCGTCATTGCGGGCGAACAACCAAGTCGTCGACACGCCACTGGGGGAGTATCTGGGCACGGTTCCGGGAATTGTCGTACTACGACCGACTCGGTGA
- a CDS encoding IS5 family transposase (programmed frameshift), producing MKELSLRLVPDELWALVEPLLPVQRVRPQGGGTAYADERAVFTAVVFVLVSGCAWRHLPPCFAVTVPTAHRRFAEWTAVGVWRRLQEAVLDRLGADGALDWSRAVVDSAYVRAKKGAMTGPSPVDRGKAGTKIHVLTDATGLPLQTAVTAANTWDGHAVPPLVRALPAIKSPRGPRRRRPAKLHADKAYDANQLRQWLTNRHITPRIARRGTESGDRLGTKRWKVERTMSWLFTYRRLGTRWERHDHLYAAFLTLAATLVCFRKLST from the exons GTGAAAGAGCTTTCGTTGAGGTTGGTTCCGGACGAGTTGTGGGCGTTGGTGGAGCCGTTGTTGCCGGTGCAGCGGGTGCGTCCCCAGGGCGGCGGGACGGCGTATGCCGATGAGCGTGCGGTATTCACCGCGGTGGTGTTTGTGCTGGTCAGTGGGTGTGCCTGGCGGCATTTGCCACCATGTTTCGCAGTGACGGTCCCTACCGCGCATCGCCGGTTCGCCGAGTGGACCGCCGTCGGGGTATGGCGGCGTCTACAAGAAGCGGTACTCGATCGGCTCGGTGCCGATGGGGCATTGGATTGGTCACGGGCCGTGGTGGATTCGGCGTACGTGCGGGCTAAAAAA GGCGCCATGACCGGGCCGAGCCCGGTAGACCGGGGCAAAGCGGGTACCAAGATTCACGTGCTCACCGACGCGACCGGTCTGCCGTTGCAGACCGCGGTCACCGCCGCCAACACCTGGGACGGGCATGCGGTCCCGCCGCTGGTACGGGCACTGCCCGCCATCAAATCCCCGCGCGGGCCACGCAGGCGGCGACCGGCAAAACTGCACGCAGACAAGGCATACGACGCGAACCAGCTGCGGCAATGGCTCACCAATCGACACATCACACCCCGGATCGCCCGCCGCGGAACCGAATCCGGCGACCGGCTCGGCACCAAACGCTGGAAAGTCGAACGCACCATGTCCTGGCTCTTCACCTACCGCCGCCTGGGCACCCGCTGGGAACGCCACGACCATCTCTACGCCGCATTCCTCACACTCGCCGCCACCCTGGTCTGCTTCAGAAAACTATCCACATGA
- a CDS encoding MaoC/PaaZ C-terminal domain-containing protein: protein MTVASREGYNLERLDVWSEEQRFEVTAARTVAYAKATNDPIEGHLRGVLAPPVFAVVPAMNLMAEATISMVPDPLMFRILHGEHDFRFHRPIRPGETLSVRAKPIGVEGKSSGVVVTTLMETRSVTHDDVVNEQYFIGFFRGGEFDGMVGEVSPDHSFDESLRTRDAQYEFIQQFDQDQTYRYAEPAGDPMPIHLDDAFAKQMGLNGIIIHGLCTIAFVSHALIGAVSPGDSSTLKRLAVRLSKPAIPGEVITTRAWQDQSKGRHVLSFETAGNEKPGKFVITDGIAEFSV, encoded by the coding sequence ATGACCGTCGCCAGCAGGGAGGGCTATAACCTAGAGCGCCTTGATGTTTGGAGTGAGGAGCAACGCTTCGAGGTTACGGCGGCCCGAACTGTCGCGTATGCAAAGGCGACAAATGACCCCATCGAAGGTCATCTGCGGGGAGTTCTCGCACCACCGGTATTCGCTGTCGTACCAGCGATGAACTTGATGGCTGAAGCCACCATATCTATGGTTCCAGACCCATTGATGTTCCGAATCTTGCATGGCGAGCATGATTTCCGGTTCCACCGCCCGATAAGGCCTGGAGAAACGCTGAGTGTGCGCGCCAAACCGATTGGGGTCGAGGGAAAATCGTCGGGGGTCGTCGTCACGACACTCATGGAAACCCGAAGCGTCACTCACGACGACGTGGTGAACGAGCAGTATTTCATTGGGTTCTTCCGGGGAGGAGAGTTTGACGGAATGGTCGGCGAGGTGAGTCCCGACCATTCCTTTGACGAGTCATTGCGCACACGGGACGCTCAATATGAATTTATCCAACAGTTCGATCAAGACCAGACTTACCGCTACGCGGAGCCTGCGGGTGATCCCATGCCTATTCACTTGGATGACGCGTTCGCAAAGCAAATGGGGCTGAACGGAATCATCATCCATGGGCTGTGCACGATTGCCTTTGTATCCCACGCGCTGATAGGAGCCGTGTCTCCAGGCGACTCGTCGACCTTGAAGCGGCTGGCGGTGCGACTCTCCAAGCCCGCAATTCCTGGTGAGGTCATCACCACTCGTGCGTGGCAGGACCAATCGAAGGGGCGTCACGTGCTGAGCTTCGAGACTGCAGGAAATGAGAAACCAGGAAAGTTCGTCATTACCGATGGTATCGCCGAATTCTCGGTGTAA
- a CDS encoding MarR family winged helix-turn-helix transcriptional regulator has protein sequence MTEFPPEDHPRPAGLFGPLFEILLRRMHVEVAAVLGEHALRLLHIGVLNVLDAAGKQSQADLADALRVDKTTMVGLLNDLEAVGFIERQRSPEDRRRHDVVMTPLGTRRYAEIVDGLRGAEARVLSALSATQRCELFVLLEKAFLAESEDAAADGD, from the coding sequence ATGACCGAGTTCCCGCCGGAGGATCACCCCAGGCCAGCGGGGTTATTCGGCCCCCTGTTCGAGATCCTTCTGCGTCGTATGCATGTCGAAGTGGCTGCCGTACTGGGTGAGCACGCACTGCGGCTTCTGCATATCGGAGTGCTCAACGTCTTGGATGCGGCCGGCAAGCAGTCGCAGGCGGACCTCGCCGACGCCCTGCGGGTAGACAAGACCACGATGGTTGGGCTTTTGAACGATCTGGAAGCTGTTGGCTTCATCGAGCGGCAGCGGTCCCCGGAGGATCGCCGCCGTCACGATGTGGTGATGACTCCGCTCGGAACGCGCCGGTACGCCGAGATAGTCGACGGGCTCAGGGGAGCAGAGGCCCGGGTGCTATCCGCCTTGAGTGCCACGCAGCGATGTGAACTGTTCGTGTTGCTCGAAAAGGCATTCCTGGCGGAGTCCGAGGACGCCGCGGCCGACGGCGATTGA
- a CDS encoding DUF3263 domain-containing protein, translating into MNIAEALELERMWWRLLGAKDEAIRERFGLSPVRYYQQLNAIIETPEALALDAQTVNRLRRIRGLKWS; encoded by the coding sequence ATGAACATCGCGGAAGCCCTTGAACTGGAACGCATGTGGTGGCGCCTGCTTGGCGCGAAGGATGAAGCCATTCGTGAGCGCTTTGGCCTGTCGCCGGTCCGCTATTACCAACAGTTGAACGCAATCATCGAAACGCCCGAAGCGCTCGCGCTTGACGCGCAGACTGTCAACAGGTTGCGACGGATAAGGGGACTGAAATGGAGCTAG
- the treA gene encoding alpha,alpha-trehalase TreA, with the protein MTNPKSAPLLRKTLAVVTACMTITSCVSLTESDNRADTQSTQPTANTVLPQPPNQLYGDLFVAVQSAQLYPDQKTFVDSTLDTDPASIVQLYQQQRAEPGFSLKAFTEQHFTPPAAEHITPPPNQTLREHIDWLWPRLTRASVTVPPNSSLIALPKPYVVPGGRFQEGYYWDTYSTMLGLQVSGREDLVDDMLDNFAHLINTIGHVPNGNRTYYASRSQPPFFANMVDLAAQAEGDGIYRKYLPALRKEHEYWMQGEHETPPGTAARHVVTMPDGTVLNRYWDASDTRRDESYLEDTKTAEEAPGRPAHEVWRDLRAGAESGWDYSSRWLGDGKTLASIRTTAIVPIDLNSLMFQLETTIAKGCTITGDAPCTADFSTRARQRASAVNRYLWNEHGYYGDYDWQLRQPRDAITAAALYPLFTGVASPERAKMTASATRNTLLQPGGLVTTTTNTGQQWDAPNGWAPLQWIAVDGLRRYGEPALAKEIGVRFLNTVKHVYSREDKLVEKYVVEGDSARVGGGGEYPLQDGFGWTNGVTLKLLDLYGM; encoded by the coding sequence TTGACTAACCCGAAATCTGCACCACTGCTTCGCAAAACCCTTGCGGTAGTCACCGCCTGCATGACCATCACGAGCTGTGTCTCGCTGACAGAAAGCGACAACCGGGCCGATACACAGTCGACGCAGCCGACCGCGAATACGGTGCTGCCGCAGCCGCCAAACCAACTCTATGGAGATCTTTTCGTCGCGGTGCAGAGCGCGCAGCTTTACCCCGATCAAAAGACTTTTGTCGATTCAACGTTAGATACCGACCCAGCCTCAATCGTTCAGCTATATCAGCAACAAAGAGCAGAACCGGGTTTTTCCCTCAAGGCGTTCACCGAACAGCACTTCACACCACCGGCCGCCGAGCACATCACACCACCACCAAACCAGACGCTGCGCGAACACATCGACTGGCTGTGGCCCAGGCTTACACGAGCGAGCGTCACTGTGCCGCCGAACAGTTCATTGATCGCGCTACCCAAACCGTATGTAGTGCCGGGCGGACGGTTCCAGGAAGGCTATTACTGGGACACGTACTCCACCATGCTCGGCCTGCAGGTGTCCGGACGCGAGGACCTTGTCGATGACATGCTCGACAACTTCGCACACCTCATCAACACGATAGGTCATGTGCCAAACGGCAATCGCACATATTACGCGAGCCGCTCCCAACCGCCCTTCTTCGCGAACATGGTGGACCTCGCCGCGCAGGCGGAAGGCGATGGCATTTATCGAAAGTACCTGCCAGCGCTGCGCAAAGAGCACGAGTACTGGATGCAGGGCGAGCACGAAACTCCGCCCGGCACCGCGGCACGCCACGTGGTCACCATGCCCGACGGCACGGTCCTCAACCGCTACTGGGACGCCAGCGACACCAGACGCGATGAGTCATATCTCGAAGACACCAAGACCGCCGAGGAAGCACCTGGCCGCCCTGCACACGAAGTGTGGCGCGACCTACGGGCCGGCGCCGAGAGCGGCTGGGACTACAGCTCACGCTGGCTCGGCGACGGCAAGACGCTCGCGAGCATCCGAACTACCGCGATCGTGCCAATCGACCTGAACAGCTTGATGTTCCAACTTGAGACCACAATCGCCAAAGGCTGCACCATCACAGGCGATGCCCCATGCACTGCCGACTTCTCGACTCGCGCCCGGCAGCGCGCCAGTGCAGTCAACCGCTACCTTTGGAATGAACACGGCTACTACGGCGACTACGACTGGCAGCTGCGTCAGCCGCGTGATGCGATCACTGCGGCCGCCCTATATCCATTGTTCACCGGTGTTGCGTCACCCGAGCGCGCCAAGATGACGGCCAGCGCAACACGCAACACGCTGCTGCAACCCGGCGGTCTGGTAACGACTACCACGAACACCGGCCAACAGTGGGACGCACCCAACGGTTGGGCGCCATTGCAATGGATCGCGGTCGATGGCTTGCGCCGCTATGGAGAGCCCGCACTTGCCAAAGAAATCGGCGTCCGCTTCCTCAACACTGTGAAACACGTCTATTCAAGGGAAGACAAGCTGGTCGAGAAGTACGTGGTCGAGGGAGACAGCGCGCGGGTCGGAGGTGGCGGCGAGTACCCGCTGCAAGACGGCTTCGGCTGGACCAATGGCGTCACACTGAAACTGCTTGACCTCTACGGCATGTGA
- a CDS encoding SDR family oxidoreductase, with protein MPSVLVTGAGRGIGLAITEHMSSQGWDVYATARSDSALEKLGRLARVHPIPLDVTDRDAVAGLADLLPAELHGVVNNAGIAVIGPVEATPIGELSRQLDVNVTAQIAVTQTVLPKIRVGHGRVVFISSVSGLISTPTTGGYCASKHAIEALADALRIELRPWRIPVSLIEPGPIRTDMWGAMLDEYDHMTKQLSPQHRDLYASHLAGSRKLLGIMQKRAAEPKKVVKAVHHALASKRPKSRYLCDTASRAQKVASAISPSFVTDAVLAAVTTSK; from the coding sequence ATGCCTTCTGTATTGGTTACCGGCGCCGGACGTGGGATCGGACTAGCGATCACTGAGCACATGAGCAGCCAGGGCTGGGATGTCTACGCCACCGCCCGGTCCGACAGTGCACTCGAAAAGCTCGGCAGGCTGGCCAGGGTGCATCCGATCCCGCTTGACGTCACTGACCGGGATGCTGTCGCTGGGCTTGCCGATTTGCTTCCCGCCGAACTTCACGGCGTGGTCAACAATGCCGGAATCGCTGTCATTGGGCCGGTTGAGGCCACTCCCATCGGGGAGTTGTCACGCCAGCTCGACGTCAACGTGACCGCTCAGATCGCGGTGACCCAGACGGTCCTGCCGAAAATCCGGGTCGGCCATGGCCGGGTGGTGTTCATATCCTCGGTCAGCGGGCTTATTTCGACACCCACCACCGGTGGCTACTGCGCATCGAAGCATGCAATCGAAGCGCTGGCCGATGCCCTACGTATCGAGCTGCGGCCATGGCGGATACCGGTGTCGCTCATCGAGCCGGGGCCGATCCGCACCGATATGTGGGGCGCGATGCTGGACGAATACGATCACATGACAAAGCAGCTGAGCCCGCAGCACCGGGATCTTTACGCCTCCCACTTGGCCGGGAGCCGAAAGCTACTGGGAATCATGCAAAAACGCGCCGCAGAGCCCAAGAAGGTCGTCAAGGCCGTCCATCACGCACTGGCATCAAAACGCCCGAAAAGCCGCTACCTGTGCGACACGGCCAGTCGTGCACAAAAGGTTGCATCCGCGATCTCACCGTCGTTCGTCACTGACGCGGTGCTCGCGGCCGTAACCACATCCAAGTAG
- a CDS encoding SDR family oxidoreductase, whose amino-acid sequence MAKPDLCGKIVVITGGARGIGRATAAEFVKHGAKVVIGDLDKKLCEQTAEQLGGETIGLPLDVVNYGSFESFIATTMNTYGRLDVMVNNAGIMPISPFGTESLESIQRQLDINVRGVMWGCQLALRVMTGGGTLVNIASAAGKFGSPGLATYCATKHAVVGLSESLSLELGPDNIGVVCVMPGLVNTELISGVADHWLLKTVQPEDIASATVRAVGRKRFPVFVPKRLTPITKVLAVMPRSAIEPAMKLIGVNHHILDAYNSQRRADYESRITNSG is encoded by the coding sequence ATGGCCAAACCTGACCTCTGTGGAAAAATCGTCGTGATAACAGGCGGTGCGCGAGGGATTGGCAGGGCCACCGCAGCCGAGTTCGTCAAGCACGGAGCGAAAGTGGTGATAGGTGACCTAGATAAGAAGCTCTGCGAGCAAACGGCAGAGCAGCTCGGCGGTGAGACCATTGGGTTGCCCTTGGACGTCGTCAACTACGGGAGTTTCGAATCTTTTATCGCGACGACGATGAATACCTATGGACGACTTGATGTCATGGTCAATAACGCTGGGATAATGCCGATCTCTCCTTTCGGCACCGAGTCACTGGAGTCGATCCAGCGGCAGCTCGATATCAATGTTCGGGGAGTGATGTGGGGCTGTCAGCTTGCGTTGCGGGTGATGACAGGCGGTGGCACACTGGTCAATATCGCTTCCGCGGCGGGTAAGTTCGGATCACCGGGCTTGGCCACCTATTGCGCTACCAAACATGCGGTTGTAGGGCTTTCTGAATCGCTGAGCCTGGAGCTTGGCCCTGACAACATCGGGGTGGTGTGCGTCATGCCGGGCCTAGTCAACACTGAGCTGATTTCAGGTGTGGCGGATCACTGGCTCCTCAAAACTGTTCAGCCTGAGGATATCGCGTCGGCAACAGTACGCGCGGTCGGTCGTAAACGGTTTCCAGTCTTCGTCCCTAAGCGCTTGACGCCAATCACCAAGGTCCTAGCGGTAATGCCACGATCCGCGATCGAACCTGCCATGAAGTTGATCGGGGTCAACCACCACATACTCGACGCTTACAACAGTCAGAGACGCGCCGACTATGAGTCCCGAATCACGAACTCGGGCTAG
- a CDS encoding AraC family transcriptional regulator, which produces MLALAVRKGWEVDDLLHKAGVSPALLVDGRSRITRSQLVTVVQELWAHTDDEMFGLGPAPMPRGTFRLLGCAMFYAAVDVGAVATRFMEMHHVLPSIPSASLEHRGTDVALILDISAVQRPIPLLVDALLAGSHRLLEWSVCRRVELTCVEVPHERVAGLDDYDQIFGAPVKFGASAPALVTDQSILSAAIMRNESDFDEFIRRAPSDLLFRPRRDGLSMTERVRRITEQGIGGQWPTTVDMSNRLGLSAPTVRRKLHEEETSVRRIRDEVLRDAAVASLARGDETIAELSERLGFSEPSAFTRAFKRWTGSAPRSYCPDYSGTD; this is translated from the coding sequence ATGCTGGCTCTGGCAGTGCGGAAGGGCTGGGAGGTTGACGATCTGCTGCACAAAGCCGGAGTCTCGCCGGCATTGCTGGTCGATGGCCGTTCGCGGATCACACGCAGTCAGCTCGTCACCGTGGTCCAGGAACTATGGGCGCACACAGATGACGAGATGTTCGGCCTCGGGCCCGCTCCGATGCCACGCGGCACATTTCGACTTCTGGGATGCGCGATGTTCTACGCAGCGGTCGATGTTGGCGCCGTCGCCACCCGGTTCATGGAGATGCATCATGTCTTGCCCAGCATTCCGTCTGCGTCGCTCGAACACCGCGGCACTGATGTCGCGCTGATTCTCGACATCAGTGCAGTGCAGCGGCCTATTCCTTTGCTGGTGGATGCATTACTGGCCGGCTCGCACCGGCTCCTGGAGTGGTCAGTGTGCCGACGTGTAGAACTGACTTGCGTTGAGGTCCCGCACGAAAGGGTGGCTGGTCTCGATGACTACGATCAGATCTTCGGCGCGCCAGTGAAATTCGGCGCATCCGCGCCTGCATTGGTGACTGATCAGTCGATACTGTCAGCGGCGATCATGCGCAATGAATCCGATTTCGACGAGTTCATACGGCGCGCACCATCAGATCTGCTCTTTAGACCACGTCGGGACGGCCTGTCGATGACTGAACGTGTTCGTCGAATCACCGAACAAGGGATTGGCGGACAATGGCCTACAACGGTTGACATGTCGAATCGCCTGGGTCTGAGTGCCCCTACGGTCAGGCGAAAGCTCCACGAGGAGGAGACTTCGGTGCGGCGCATCCGCGATGAGGTTCTACGCGATGCGGCCGTTGCGAGCCTAGCGCGCGGTGACGAAACCATCGCTGAACTCTCGGAACGTTTAGGCTTTTCCGAACCAAGTGCTTTCACTCGCGCATTCAAGAGATGGACGGGTAGCGCGCCACGGTCTTACTGTCCAGATTACTCCGGAACAGACTAG
- a CDS encoding MspA family porin — MYGSKRSGWIAGVAAVAIGCALATSASSWAAPVEMAPQSSQRTTFDGWNLTVALSGEVINAVPNLAGAQNSREAFMTLSAQANIGGNGSNPVTAANFVAGYQVGCQIDVSQGLQIGGTGQLAGSVGATISGQPGVQVGGTGAIGGFVQTDLQPGVITTVAMGTMPVTAGLGRLDMQDVHLKVDACGGPVTVRSYATFAVASAVQQTQLSVYGDPYVLN; from the coding sequence ATGTATGGATCGAAGCGCTCCGGTTGGATCGCCGGGGTGGCCGCGGTGGCGATCGGGTGCGCCCTCGCGACATCGGCATCCAGCTGGGCCGCCCCCGTCGAGATGGCTCCGCAATCCAGCCAACGCACAACCTTCGACGGCTGGAATCTGACCGTTGCCCTCTCCGGCGAGGTGATCAATGCGGTCCCGAACCTGGCCGGTGCACAGAACTCGCGGGAGGCGTTCATGACGCTGTCCGCGCAGGCGAACATCGGCGGCAACGGCAGCAATCCCGTCACCGCAGCCAATTTCGTCGCGGGCTACCAAGTCGGCTGCCAGATCGATGTGTCGCAGGGCCTTCAGATCGGCGGCACCGGGCAGCTGGCGGGGTCGGTCGGGGCGACCATCAGCGGCCAGCCGGGAGTACAGGTGGGCGGCACCGGGGCGATCGGCGGCTTCGTACAGACCGACCTGCAACCGGGTGTCATCACCACCGTCGCGATGGGCACCATGCCGGTGACGGCAGGCCTAGGGCGACTAGATATGCAAGACGTCCACTTGAAGGTGGATGCCTGCGGCGGCCCGGTGACCGTGCGCTCCTACGCGACATTCGCGGTCGCCAGCGCGGTTCAACAAACGCAACTGTCCGTGTACGGCGACCCCTACGTCCTGAACTAG
- a CDS encoding helix-turn-helix domain-containing protein — MRSLLDIGTVGSTFLPQLAQGATNAANSFAKFVADARETGRMQQWIQTGIDAMRQLGDIAGNLGSTIAGVFRAGQGVGGGFLSSLQTVTQTMSDFVNSAQGQTALGAFFTGANEALAALSPILKTVGESVLGTILPAFTSLGTAAAPALQAVFTNLAEVMKTLAPVVTSLSGPISTLLNALGPAVVVGVHRSVISKFENQTEDPKLSTLLRYAHAVGADLDFGVRQGNAPAPQHVRPATSVSGPVGQTTRL, encoded by the coding sequence GTGAGGTCCCTGCTTGACATCGGCACTGTGGGCTCCACTTTCCTGCCACAGCTAGCGCAGGGCGCAACCAATGCCGCCAACTCATTCGCGAAGTTCGTCGCAGACGCACGCGAGACGGGCCGCATGCAGCAGTGGATTCAGACCGGCATCGATGCGATGCGCCAACTCGGGGACATCGCAGGCAATCTGGGCTCCACCATCGCCGGGGTGTTCCGCGCTGGCCAGGGCGTAGGCGGTGGGTTCCTGTCGTCGCTGCAAACAGTGACGCAGACGATGAGCGACTTCGTCAACTCGGCACAAGGCCAAACCGCGCTCGGCGCGTTCTTCACCGGCGCCAACGAAGCGCTGGCCGCACTGTCCCCGATCCTTAAGACGGTCGGCGAGAGCGTGCTCGGCACCATCCTGCCCGCCTTCACCAGCCTGGGTACTGCAGCCGCCCCGGCGTTGCAGGCGGTGTTCACCAATCTGGCCGAGGTGATGAAGACCCTCGCCCCGGTGGTCACTTCGCTTTCCGGCCCAATCTCGACGCTACTCAACGCGCTCGGGCCAGCTGTGGTGGTTGGCGTCCACCGCAGTGTCATCAGCAAGTTCGAGAACCAAACGGAAGATCCGAAGCTCTCGACCCTGCTTCGCTACGCCCACGCGGTCGGCGCCGACCTCGATTTCGGAGTGCGGCAGGGCAACGCTCCCGCACCTCAGCACGTCAGGCCCGCCACCAGCGTTTCCGGCCCAGTAGGGCAAACAACACGCCTGTAG